In Pseudoxanthomonas sp. SE1, the genomic stretch GCGCGACAGCGAGTGGGTGGCAACGCCGATCGCCATCGGATAGATGGCCAGGAACGGCAGGCAGGCCAGGACCACGGGGTAGCTGGTGTAGGGATCGAACCTGAAACCCCACGCCGCGCTGGCCGCCAGGCAGGTCAGCAGCATGGTGCCCAGCGTGCGGATGCCGAAGCGTCCACCGCCGATGATCACCTTGTCCATCGTCAGCATCACCGCCAGCAGCACGCTGGGCAGCGCATCGAAATGCATGGCGGCGATCCAGAAGCCGCCCATCGCCGCATCGAAGGTCAGGTTCTGGAATTCGGCCTGGATCGGTTCATCGCGGCTCAGCTTGACCCGCAGATAGGCCAGGTGCGGCCACAGGAAGCCATTGGCGACCAGCAACGCCCACAGGGCGGGCGACGCCGAATGTTCGTAAAACACGGCCCCCACGCATATCGCGCCCAGCCCAAGCCCCAGCGCGCGCATCCGGTACATGCGCAGGCCATAGCGTGAGCGGTTCTGTTCCGCCATGTCGCGCGCAGCGTCAGGGGACAAGCGGGTCCAGGCGTTATGAGTTGACCCGATTCTCAGCCAATCGCAGCCCCTGTGCCAGCCCGCGACAGGCCGTCGCGCGCGTGCTTATGCCAACCCGGTCACGTTCGGCGCATCAATCACGCGGCCGGATAGCCCTGCGGATTCTGCGATTGCCAGCGCCACGCATCGCGGCACATGGCCTCCACCCCGAGTTCGGCATGCCAACCGAGCGTCTGACGGGCCAGCGACGGATCCGCGTACACCTCCGCGACATCGCCAGGCCGCCTGGCAACGACTTCGTACGGAATGTCCCGTGCGGCCGCATCCGCGAATGCCTTCACCAGTTGCAGCACGCTGACACCCTGGCCGGTGCCCAGGTTGACCGTCAGGTTGCGCCGCTCGCGCACGAGGAAATCCAGCGCATCCGCGTGCGCACGGGCGAGGTCCATCACATGGATGTAGTCGCGCACGCCGGTGCCGTCCAGGGTCGGCCAGTCGCCGCCGAATACGCTCAGCCGGTCGCGCCGCCCTACCGCCACCTGGCAGATGTACGGCATCAGATTGTTGGGAACACCGGTCGGATCTTCGCCGATGAGGCCCGATGCGTGGGCACCCACCGGGTTGAAGTAGCGCAGGTTGGCGGCATGGAATTCCGCATCGCTGCCGCACAGATCGCCGATGAGCTCTTCCATCACCAGCTTGGTGCGGCCATACGGATTGGTGACCTGCAGGCGCGCGTCTTCGCGCACCGGTACGCTGGCGGGGTCGCCATAGACCGTGGCGGAGGAACTGAACACCAGCCGCCTGACGCCTGCGGCCTGCATCCCGTGCAGCAGGTTGAGCGTGCCGCCGATGTTGTTGTGGAAATAGTCCAGAGGTCGCTCGCAGGACTCGCCCACTGATTTCAGCGCGGCGAAATGCACGACGGCATCGAACTGCTGGCGCGCGAAGAACCAGGCGACCGCCTCGCGGTCGCGCAGGTCCAACGGCTGGAAGGGCACCGGATGACCGGTGATCTGCTGCAGGCGGGCCAGCACGCCTGGCGAGCTGTTGCTGAAGTTGTCGGCCACCACCACGTCATGGCCGCGCTCCACCAGCACCACGTAGGTGTGTGCGCCGATGTAGCCGGCGCCACCGCACAACAGGATCCGCATCTCGACTCCCCCGGTCGCGTGTCGCCCATGTTCCGGATGGACGATCATCTCCTGATACGCAGGCAACGCGGCATTCAGGCCAATTCTTCCGCGTGTCCTCCCGGGCGTACTTTGGACGTTGATCGACTCGACACCAGGCCGGAAACCGGGCGAACGCCCGCCGCGCCACCGTATAGACTGCGCGACACACGCGACACACAGGGGATCTCCACATCGATGAACGCACCACTGCCTACCCTGGACCAGGCCAGGATCGCCGTGATTGGACTGGGGTATGTCGGCCTGCCGCTGGCCGTCGCCTTCGGCCGCAGGTTTCCCACGCTTGGATTCGACATCAATGGCAAGCGCGTGGCCGAACTGCGCGACCATCATGACCATACGCTGGAGGTCACCGCCGAAGAGCTGCGCGACACCCCGCAGCTGGGCTTCAGCGACGATCCGGCCGCGCTGGCGGGCTGCAACGTGTTCATCGTCACCGTTCCCACCCCGATCGACGACTACAAGCGCCCCGACCTGCATCCGCTGGAATCGGCCAGCCGCGCCGTCGGCCGCGCCATCGGCAAGGGCGCGGTCGCCATCTACGAATCCACCGTCTACCCGGGCGCGACCGAAGAAGTCTGCGTGCCGATCATCGAGCGTGAATCCGGACTGGTCTTCAACCGGGATTTCTACGCCGGCTACAGCCCCGAGCGCATCAACCCCGGCGACAAGCAGCATCGGCTGGAGACGATCATGAAGGTCACCTCCGGCTCCAGTCCCGAGGTCGCCGACTTCGTGGATGCGCTGTACGGCAGCATCATCACCGCCGGCACGCACAAGGCCAGCAGCATCCGCGTGGCGGAAGCGGCCAAGGTCATCGAGAACACCCAGCGCGACGTCAACATCGCGCTGATCAACGAGCTGGCGTTGATCTTCCACCGCCTCGGCATCGACACCCACGAGGTGCTGGAAGCCGCCGGCACCAAGTGGAACTTCCTGCCGTTCCGCCCCGGCCTGGTCGGTGGCCACTGCATCGGCGTGGACCCGTACTACCTGACCCACAAGGCGCAACAGATCGGCTACCACCCGGACGTGATCCTGGCCGGGCGGCGCATCAACGACGGCATGGGCAGCCATGTCGCCCGCCGCGTCGCCAAGCTGATGGCCAAGCGCAACCTGCCCACTGCCGGCGCCAGGGTGCTGGTGCTGGGCCTGGCCTTCAAGGAGAACTGCCCCGACGTGCGCAATACGCGGGTGGTGGACATCGTGTCGGAGCTGCGCAGCTACAACACCGAGGTCGATGTACACGATCCGTGGGTCAACGCGGATGAAGCGCGGCACGAATATGGTCTGGACCTGGTGGCGGAGCCGCAGCCCGGCCGGTACGATGCCATCATCCTGGCGGTTGCGCACCGGGAATTCACCGAACGTGGCGCCGATGGCGTGCGCGCGCTCGGCAAACCCGGTGCCGTGCTCTTCGACGTGAAGCGGGCCCTGCCCCGCCACGCCGTCGACGACTGCCTGTAAGCGATCCGATCTCCACGGGACCCTGTTGATGCGCGTACTGGTCACCGGCGCTGCCGGCTTCATCGGCTCACACCTCAGCCATCGCCTGCTCGATCGCGGCGACGAGGTGCTGGGATACGACAACCTCAACGCCTACTACGATCCGACGCTGAAGGAGGCCCGCCTGGCGCGGCTCCTGCCGAAGGCGGGCTTCCGTTTCGTGCACGGCTCACTGGAAGACCGCACGGCGCTGGAGGCGGCTTTCGACGAATTCAAGCCGCAGCGCGTGGTGAACCTGGCCGCGCAGGCCGGCGTGCGCTACTCGCTGGAGAACCCGCACGCCTACATCGACAGCAACATCGTCGGCTTCACCAACATCCTGGAAGCCTGCCGGCACCGCGGCGTCGAACACCTCGTCTATGCGTCGTCCAGTTCGGTGTACGGCGCCAACCGGAAACTGCCGTTCGCGGTGGAAGACAGTGTCGACCATCCGGTCAGCCTGTACGCGGCCACCAAGAAGGCCAACGAGCTGATGGCGCATACCTACAGCCATCTGTTCGGCATGCCCACCACCGGACTGCGCTTCTTCACCGTATATGGCCCGTGGGGCCGACCGGACATGGCCCTGTTCCTGTTCACGAAGAACATCCTCGAGGGCAAGCCCATCGACGTGTTCAACCACGGCCACCACAGCCGCGACTTCACCTTCGTCGACGACATCGTGGAAGGCGTCGTGCGCACGCTGGACACCGTGCCCGGCCCGGACCCGGCGTACGACCCGCTGCTGCCTAACCCGGGTTCGTCCAGCGCTCCGTACCGCGTCTACAACATCGGCAACCACCAGCCGGTGCAGTTGCTGCGCTACATCGAGGTGCTGGAGGACTGCCTGGGTCGCAAGGCGGAGAAACGCCTGCTCCCGATGCAGCCTGGCGACGTGCCCGACACCGAAGCCGACGTCGAGGCGCTGCGCCGCGACACGGGCTATTCGCCGACGACGCCGATCGAGACCGGCGTGCGCCAGTTCGTGGACTGGTACCGGACGTTCTACGCCGCCTAAATCCCACGAGGAGCGCTTGCAAGGCGCTCCGCAGTGGCCGGATTCCCCTGTCGCCGCCGTTGTTACCGGCATCAGCAACTCCAGGGGATCTTCCGATGAACCGCCTCTTTGCCGGCCTTGCCGCCACCGCCCTTTCCATGCTGCTGGCGTCGTGCGCCACGTCCTCCGGCAGCGAGACGCCACCGCCTGCGACGAGCACGCTGGGGACCGACGCGTACCACATCGGCGTGGACGACATCGTGCAGGTCTCCGTGTGGCGCAATCCGGAACTCGGCATCACCGTGCCGGTGCGTCCCGACGGCATGATCTCGGTTCCGTTGGTGGGCGACGTGCCCGCCGGCGGCCGCACACCCGGTGACGTCGCCAAGGACATCCAGGAACGCCTGGCCACCTACGTGCGCGATCCGCAGGTGGCGGTGATCCTCACCGACCTGCGCAGCCACGAATACCTGTCCCGGGTACGCGTCACCGGCGCCGTCCGCCAGCCCGTGTCGCTGCCCTATCGCCCCGGCATGACAGTACTGGATGCCGTGCTGGCCGCTGGTGGCATCACCGAGTTCGCCGCCGCCGACCGGTCCGATCTGCACCGCAAGGGTGCCGAGCAGACCCAGACCTACGCGGTCCGGCTTGACCGCATCCTCAACCGTGGCGACCTGAGCACCAACTACACGGTATCGCCCGGCGACGTCATCACCGTTCCCGAGCGCACGTTCTGATGAGCCAGAGCAATCTCCCCGCGCGGCGCGGATACGCCGCGCCGGCCTCGCCCGCGGGCGCGCTGTCGCCGAACGAACTGGCCCCGATCCTGCTGCGCGAAGCGCGCCGCCACCGTGTGGCCCTGGTCGGCATCTTCGCCGGCGTCGCCCTGCTGACGCTGCTGGTCGGATTGCTGGTGCTGCCGAAGAATTACACGGCCTCGACGACGATCCTGGCGCAGGAAAGCGACATCATCCAGCCCCTGCTGGAAGGCCGCGCCGTGGCGACCGGCGTCGTGGACCGCGCCGGCATGGCCCGGCAGGTGATCTACAGCCAGCGGGTCCTGCAGGATGCGCTGAAAACCGGCGGCTGGCTGGAAGACGTCCCCAATGCCGTCCAGCAGGACCGCCTGATGGAACAGATCAAGGGCCGCATCGCGATCACCAGCCCGCGCCCCAACCTGATCCAGATCACCTACCGCGACAGCGATGCCAAGCGCACCTACCAGGTGACGGAGCGCCTGAGCGAGATGTTCATCAAGGAGAGCCTGGCGGCGAAGGAACGCGAAAGCCGCGAGGCCTACGAGTTCATCAACAAGCAGGTGCAGGACTACCACGCCAAGCTGCTGGAAGCCGAGGAGCGCCTGCGCATGTACCGCTCGGCCAACACCGACGCCCAGCCCGGCAGCGCGACCGATGCCAATACGCGCATCAGCTCGCTGCGTACCACGGTCGAACAGACCCGCATGTCGCTGCTGGAACAGCGCTCGCGCGAAAGCGCGATCGCCTCGCAGCTCTCCGGCGAATCCGCGGTCACCGCCGTGCAGACGCGCGAGAGCCTGTATCGCGGGCAGTTGCTGGAGCTGCAGGGCCAGCTGGACCGCCTGCTGCTGAACTACACCGAGCAGCACCCGGACGTCGTGCGCGTGCGCCACCAGATGGCCGATCTGCAGCAGTCCATGGTCAACGAACAGAACCGTCGCGCCTCCGCACCGCAGAGTGGGAGCCCGTTCGACGAAGCCCAGATGAATCCGCTGTACCAGGAATTGCGCAGCCAGCAGGCACAGACACGCCGCGAAGTGGCCGCGACCGCGTCGCGCATGGCAATCGCGGAGTCGATGCTGAACGACGAACTCAACCGCAGCCGGCGCATCGCCGACTCGGAAAGCGCCCTGGCCGAGCTCACGCGCGACTACGAGGTCAACCGCGACATCTACCAGGACCTGTTGCGCCGGCGCGAGAACGCCCGCGTCTCCATGCAGCTGGACCGCGAGGAACGCGGCCTGACCCTGCGCGTGCAGGATCCCGCCACCATGCCGTTGCGGCCGACGGGCCTGCGTTTCATGCACTTCGCCATCGGCGGGCTGCTGATGGCGGTAGGCATTCCGCTCGGCCTGGTGTTCCTGCGTGCGCGCTTCGATCCGCGCATCCGCTCGGCGCACCAGGTACAACGGCTCACGGACCGCCCGCTGCTGACCGTGGTGCCGACCTACCACTCGCCGCGCGACCGTCGCCAGGAAATGACGAGGAACGCGATGAGCGTCGGCATCCTCCTGATCGTCGTGCTCGCGTATGGGCTCGTGTTCGGCCTCAAGCAACTCGCCGCCTGAGGCCACCCCCATGACCCAACACGCCACAATGGAAAAGCCAGTGACCCCGGACAACGACCGACTGCACGGCGTGCCCTACCGCGCCGACACCTCCCGCTCGCTGGCCCTGATGGACGAGCCCACGGCATTGACGCCACGCGAACTGGAAGAGCGTCGCGTCATCCATCGCAACGATTCCGTGCGCGAACAGGCCGATGCGTTCCGCGAATTGCGTACCCGGTTGCTCGCCCTGGGCGGCGACAGGAACTTCGTCACCCTGGTGGCGCCGGTAAGCCACGGCTGCGGGGGCAGCTTCGTTGCCCGCAACCTGGCCACGGCGTTCGCGTTCGACGACACCAAGAGCGCGCTGCTGGTGGACTGCGACGCGCTGCATCCGACGCAGCACACCGCGCTGCGCGTGGATGCCGGACACGGCGGGCTGATGGACTACCTGGACGACAGCGACACCGATCTCGCCCGCATCCTCTACCGCACCGGCGTACCGCGCCTGCGCCTGATACCGAGCGGCCGCCAGCGCGAAACGACGGGCGAGGCTTTCAGCTCGTTCCGCATGCGCGCGATGATGGATTCGCTGCGCAGCCGTTATCCCGACCGTTACCTCGTCCTCGACAGTCCTTCGGTCCTCGGTTCGCCCGATGCGCGCATCCTCTCCGAGCTCGCCGACCTCGTGGTCCTGGTCGCGGGCTACGGCAAGGTCACGCCGGAGAAGCTGGAGAAGGCCATCGGCAGCTTCCCGGCCGACAAGGTGGCCGGCGTGGTGTTCAACGAAATCCCGTGAAGCAGCCAAGGAGCATCGGCATGCGCGTCACCCGCCTTCGCGTTTCCGTCATCGCGGCTTCCGTGCTGGCCACGTTCTCCGGCCACGCGTTCGCCGCACGCGTCGACTACACCGTGGACCTCGGCATGGAGCGCAACAGCAACGTGACGATGGTGCCGGCCGACCCCATCGAGCAGCGCTACCTGCGTGCCGGCGTCGGCTTCAGCATCACCGAGAACATCTCGGCGCTGCAGCTGAACCTGGACGGGCGCGCCGAGTACCGCGACTACGAGGACGACATCTTCGCCGACACCGTCGACGGCACGCTCTCCGGGCGCATGAACTGGGTCGCCATTCCGCAGCGCCTGTTCTTCGTGGTGGAGGACAACCTGACGGTGCAACCGGTGGATTCGCTGGTGCCCGATGGCCCGGGCAACCGCCAGCAGGTGAACGTGTTCTCCGCCGGTCCGACGGTGCTGTTCAACTGGACCTCCTCGCTGCATGGACAGGCCGAACTCCGCTACGTGCACAGCGATGCCGAGGTGACCGACGAGTTCAATTCGCAGCGCCTCGCCGCTGCGGTCCGCACGATCAAGGAACTCTCGCCCACCAGCCGCGTGTCGTTGAACCTGCAGGCGCAGCGCGTGGACTTCGACGACGACATCGTGGCACGCGACTACAACCGCTACGACATCTACGGACGCTATGTCCGCACGCTGGCCAACTTCGAACTCGGTGCGGACCTGGGCTATTCGCGCATCGACTACCGGCAGGGCGAGTCGCGCTCGGAACCATTGCTGCGCGCGGATGCCCAATGGAACCTGTCGCCGCACAGCCAGCTGATCGCGGCGGTGTCCAGCCAGTTTTCGGACACCGCGACCGACGCGTTGACCGGCATCCAGTCCGAGGCCACGGTGCCGGAGAACGTCCTGACCGGCGACGCAGTGGTGAATGCATCGCCGTACGAGGTCCGCAGCATCGACCTCGGCTACCAGTACACGGGCACGCGGTTGACCTTTTCGCTGACCCCTTACGTGCAGAAGCGCGACTACGTGGATTCGGACACGTTCGACCAGAAGACCCGCGGCGCGCGCTTCGACCTGCAATGGCTGATCCGTCGTTCGCTGACGCTGGGAAGCTACGCCACCTGGGAACGCCTGGACTACACGCAGCTCAACCGCAAGGACGAAACGTCGCGCGTGGGCGCGAGCCTGGAATACCAATGGGCGCCCCGCTGGTCGGCACGCCTGCACGCCGAACGCTACAAGCGCGACAGCACCGACGTTGGCCAGAGCGTCTCGCAGAACCTGATCTACCTGAGCATCGCCTATTCCAACCGTTGAGGTGTCCGGCATGCGCGCCACGCCCTCCAGATTGAAGACGCATGGCATCCCCAGTGCGGTGTTGCTGACGCTGGCACTGCTGGCGGCCGCTATCGGCCATTGCGGTGCAGCCGACGCACCGGAGGCGAGCTCCGCACCGGAACCCCGGGAGCCGCAGGCTTCCGCTGGCGCGCCACAGGCGACCGCCGCGCCCGTCGCCCCGGCTGCACCGGCAGGCACGGACCAGTTGAAGATCGACCTGGCGTTCGTCGATCGCAGGTCGCCGGAGTACGGCCGCTTCCGCAACTGGGTGGACACCGCCGTGTCGGGCAACCCGGGCTATGCCTTCAGCGCCAGCGACGCCGCCCTGATGTTCCTGCTCAGTGGTGGCGAGAAGTACTGCAAGCTCGCCGTCCGCATGGTGGAAAAGGAAGTCGCTGAAGCCGAAAGCGCGATCGCAGGCGGTTCGCGCCCCGCGATCGCCGGCGATTCGTATCTGGAAGTCGGCCCCAGGATCGCGGACCTGGCGATGACGCTGCACGCCTGCACCGGCATGATCGATGCCGCGCAGCGGCAGCGCTGGTCCGCCCTGGCGGAGCAGGCCGTGTGGAACGTCTGGAACCCGAGCCGGGCGCAGTGGGGCGGCCGCACCCACGCATGGACTGGCTGGTCCATCGACAATCCCGGCAACAACTACTACTACAGCTTCATCGAAGCGACCATGTACTGGGCGCTGGTCAGCGGCAGCAAGACCTGGATGGACGAGCTCAAGACGCGTCGCCTGCCGCCGCTGAAGGCGTACTACGCCGAGCTGCCGGGCGGCGGCAGCCGCGAAGGCACCGGCTATGGCGCTGCGCAGATGCGTCTGTTCGGTCTTTACCGCCTGTGGAAGGACAGCACGGGCGAGGACCTGGCCACGGCCAGCACGCATGCGCGCGACAGCATTCCGTACTGGATACATGCCACGGTGCCCACCTTGGACCGTTTCGCCCCGATCGGCGACCAGGCGCGCAGTTCGATACCCGAACTGTTCGACTACCACCGCCGGCTGGTGCTGGAAGCGCGCCAGTTGACGACGGATACAGATGCGCGCGCGATGTCGTCTTGGTGGCTGCGCAGCATCTCGGTGCCGCGCATGAGCCAGGGCTTCAACAGTCGCTACGACCTGTTGCCGGCCGGCGATGGCGGCGATCCGCCCCCGGCCCTGGTCTACCACGCGGAAGGTGCCGGCCACCTCTTCGCACGCAGCGACTGGGGCAAGGATGCGATGTGGATGTCGTTCGTCGCCGGCCCCTACAACGAGAGTCACGCGCACCAGGAGCAGGGTGGCTTCACCCTGTTCGCCCGCGACTGGCTCGCGGTGACCGAGAACATCTGGAGCCACAGCGGCATCCAGCAAGGCACGCCGGTCCATAACGTGGTGCGCTTCGAACGCGCCAACGCGGACGCACAGCAATGCGCGGCGCCGCGCGGTGACGTGGTGGTGCACCAGTGCGAAACCCCGCGCTCGCGCTCCCGCGTGACCGTGACGCCGCGACCGGATGGCGGCATCACCGCCACGGCCGACCTGACCCCGGTGTATCGCGACAATCCGGCCCTGCAGTCCTGGCAGCGACGCATCGAGTTCGGTGGTCGCAAGCTGCTGGTGCAGGACGATTTCCGGCTGGGCGCGGGCACCCGTGCGATCTTCCAGGTCAATGTCCCGGAGCGCCCCACCGTCCAGGGCAACGAGGCCACCGCCGGGCGGCTGCGCATCCGCGTGCTGGAGCCCGCGAATGCGACGCTGCGCGTCCACACCTGGAGCGACGATGACGCGCAGGAGTTCCGTCGGGGCTGGCGGGTGGATGTCTCGGGCGGACAGACCGGCTACAAGGTCGAGCTCAGCGAGAAGTGAGCCGGGTCGCGTCGGGCAAGGCAGGCGCCGCAAAGAGTGCGGTGAGTCTCAAATGCACCCTCACGGGCCCGTGACCTCCCCTGCCGCCCGCTGAACCAACCTGCCGTTCTGTGACCCAGCCCGTCCGTTTTGACGGAACCCCCACGTTATGATCCGCCCGCCGTTGCGCGGATCGCATGTAGCGAGGGGGCGCTGCAGCGGGTAGTCACCAGCCTCGAGGGCTGTCGTCTTCCAATTCGTTCGTGCGCGGTTTTCTTGCCAGGAGAACCCCCTTGTCGCGCACGTCCGTTTCCCCCCGCCGCACCCGCCGGCTGCCCTTCGCCCTGTTCCTGGGCGCTGCGTCGCTTACCGCCCTGACTGCCGCCAGCGCCGCCAGCGGCCTGTTCGGGCTTCGTGCCCAGGCCTTTGCATCCCATGCATGGATCCAGGCCGAAGATGAATTCGCCGAGTTGCGCCAGGATACGCGCGACCACGTCCTGCGCTTCTGGACGCGCGCTTCCGCCAACACCCGGCTGGCCCGCCGTGCGCGCGAACGCGCTGCCACCGGCACGCCCACCAGCACCAGCACGGCCAACCCCGTCGTCCTCACGCCGGTAGCGCCCACCGTGGATTCAACCCCGGTCCTGAGCAGCGGCGGGCGGATCAGTTCGAATTCCTCCCGGCCACGGCTGGTGAACCTGCCCATGCCGGTGCCGGCGGTCGACAAGTCGTCCGCTGCCTACACCCGCTTCAAGGGTTGGGTGGATGCGGCCGTCGCCGGCAACCGCGGCTACGGCTTCAGTGCTGCCGAGGCCGCACTGATGTACCAGATCTCGCCTGAAGCAAAGTACTGCACGCTGGCCGTCAGCATGGTCGAAGCGCAGGTCAGCGCCGCGGAATCCGCGATCGCTTCCGGCGGCCGTCCAGCCGTGGCGGGGGATTCCTACCTTGAGGTGGGCCCGATGATCGCCGATCTGGCGTCCACCATGACCGCCTGCGGCGGCAGCATCACCGCCAGCCAGCGCACCCGCTGGTCCGCGTATGCGGAGCAGGCGGTGTGGAACGTGTGGAACTACAACAACGCCCAGTGGGGCGGTCGCAGCCATCCGTGGTCCGGCTGGTCGGTGAACAATCCCGGCAACAACTATTACTACAGCTTCGTCGAAGCGACGATGTACTGGGCGCTGGCCAGCGGCAACGGCACCTGGTTCAACTTCCTGCGCGACAACAAGCTGCCTGCGCTGCAGACCTACTTCGCCCGGCTGCCCGGTGGCGGCAGCAGCGAAGGCACCGGTTATGGCACCTCGCACATGCGGCTGTTCTCGCTGTACCGCATCTGGCGCGATGCGACCGGCACCGATCTGGCCAACGCCAACAGCCACGCGTCCGACAGCATTCCGTACTGGGTGCACGCCACGGTCCCCACGCTGGATCGCTTCGCGCCGATCGGCGACCAGGCGCGCAGCTCGGTTCCCGACATCTACGACTACCACCGCCGCCTGATGCTGGAAGCGCGTTCGGTGGCGACCAATCCGGTCGTGCAGAACCAGGCGACCTGGTGGCTCAACAACATCTCCATCGCACGCATGGGCTCGGGCTTCAACTATCGCTACGACCTGCTGCCCACCGGCACCACGGCCGCCGTACCGCCGGAGCTGATCTACCACGCCCGAGGCACCGGACACCTGTTCGCACGCACCGGCTGGACGCGTGACGCGATGTGGCTGGCGATCGTCGCCGGTCCCTACAACGAGAGCCACGCCCACCAGGACCAGGGTTCGTTCACGCTGTTCTCCGGCGACTGGCTGGCGGTCACGGCCAACATCTGGAGCCACAGCGGCATCAACCAGGGCACCGATGTGCACAATCTGGTGCGCTTCGTCCGGAATGGCACGGTGGCGCGCCAGTGCGAATCGACCACGCGGGCCTCGACGCTCACGGTCAATCCCGGCAGCGGCGGCGCGTTCACGGCAGATGCCAACCTGACGCCGGCGTTCTGCAACAGCGACGCCGTGACCAACTGGCGCCGCAACTTCACTTTCGCCAACCGCCGCCTGACCGTCCGAGACACCTTCAGCATCACCAGCGGCACCACCGCGACGTTCCAGGTGAACGTGCCGGTCGCGCCGACGCTGGTGAACAGCCGCGAAGCCACCGCAGGCCGCCTGCGCGTGCGCGTGCTGGAGCCGGCCAACGCCACGATCAACAGCAATTTCAGCTCGGGCAAGTACGTCGAGGACGGCGCGCGCTTCCGCATCGACGTGCAGGGCGGCACCACTGGCTACGTCGTCGAATTGAGCGAGATCTGACCCGCCCTTCAGGGGCAGGCGTGAGGCCGCCGCCCGCGCGCGCGCAGGCGGCGGCGCATGTCCAGCACGGGAACGGGGACGCAGCTGATCGACATCAGGCCGATGCGTTCCAGTGTCGGCCGTGCAAACAGCGCCGGCAGCAGCAGGCGACGTGCCGGCCGCAACCGGCGCGCATGGATCAGGTGGCGGGCGAATTCCGTGCGGATCGCCCGCACCTTCCATCCCACCATGGCCGCAGGCAGCGACAACTGATCGCCCAGCGTCTCGGCGTTGTGGATTTCCGCAGCGGCGCAGCGTTCGATACGGCTGGTCAGGCTGCCTTCCACGGGCGTGTAGTGCCCCACCAGGCCAGCGCAGGCACGTAACCGCCAGCCCGCGTGCGCGATGCGCAGCCACAGACTGTAGTCCTCCGCACCGATCAGCTCGCGCGCTTCGAAGAAGCCACCGAGAGTATCGAAGACATCGCGGCGCACCACGCTCATCGACGTGCATATCCGGTTGCAGCGCCACAGCAGGTCGAAATCCATGTCCGCCGGCAGCGCCAGGCGATCCTCGCGCGCACCCCCAT encodes the following:
- the galE gene encoding UDP-glucose 4-epimerase GalE — its product is MRILLCGGAGYIGAHTYVVLVERGHDVVVADNFSNSSPGVLARLQQITGHPVPFQPLDLRDREAVAWFFARQQFDAVVHFAALKSVGESCERPLDYFHNNIGGTLNLLHGMQAAGVRRLVFSSSATVYGDPASVPVREDARLQVTNPYGRTKLVMEELIGDLCGSDAEFHAANLRYFNPVGAHASGLIGEDPTGVPNNLMPYICQVAVGRRDRLSVFGGDWPTLDGTGVRDYIHVMDLARAHADALDFLVRERRNLTVNLGTGQGVSVLQLVKAFADAAARDIPYEVVARRPGDVAEVYADPSLARQTLGWHAELGVEAMCRDAWRWQSQNPQGYPAA
- a CDS encoding XrtA/PEP-CTERM system exopolysaccharide export protein; its protein translation is MNRLFAGLAATALSMLLASCATSSGSETPPPATSTLGTDAYHIGVDDIVQVSVWRNPELGITVPVRPDGMISVPLVGDVPAGGRTPGDVAKDIQERLATYVRDPQVAVILTDLRSHEYLSRVRVTGAVRQPVSLPYRPGMTVLDAVLAAGGITEFAAADRSDLHRKGAEQTQTYAVRLDRILNRGDLSTNYTVSPGDVITVPERTF
- a CDS encoding XrtA system polysaccharide chain length determinant; translation: MSQSNLPARRGYAAPASPAGALSPNELAPILLREARRHRVALVGIFAGVALLTLLVGLLVLPKNYTASTTILAQESDIIQPLLEGRAVATGVVDRAGMARQVIYSQRVLQDALKTGGWLEDVPNAVQQDRLMEQIKGRIAITSPRPNLIQITYRDSDAKRTYQVTERLSEMFIKESLAAKERESREAYEFINKQVQDYHAKLLEAEERLRMYRSANTDAQPGSATDANTRISSLRTTVEQTRMSLLEQRSRESAIASQLSGESAVTAVQTRESLYRGQLLELQGQLDRLLLNYTEQHPDVVRVRHQMADLQQSMVNEQNRRASAPQSGSPFDEAQMNPLYQELRSQQAQTRREVAATASRMAIAESMLNDELNRSRRIADSESALAELTRDYEVNRDIYQDLLRRRENARVSMQLDREERGLTLRVQDPATMPLRPTGLRFMHFAIGGLLMAVGIPLGLVFLRARFDPRIRSAHQVQRLTDRPLLTVVPTYHSPRDRRQEMTRNAMSVGILLIVVLAYGLVFGLKQLAA
- a CDS encoding nucleotide sugar dehydrogenase, with amino-acid sequence MNAPLPTLDQARIAVIGLGYVGLPLAVAFGRRFPTLGFDINGKRVAELRDHHDHTLEVTAEELRDTPQLGFSDDPAALAGCNVFIVTVPTPIDDYKRPDLHPLESASRAVGRAIGKGAVAIYESTVYPGATEEVCVPIIERESGLVFNRDFYAGYSPERINPGDKQHRLETIMKVTSGSSPEVADFVDALYGSIITAGTHKASSIRVAEAAKVIENTQRDVNIALINELALIFHRLGIDTHEVLEAAGTKWNFLPFRPGLVGGHCIGVDPYYLTHKAQQIGYHPDVILAGRRINDGMGSHVARRVAKLMAKRNLPTAGARVLVLGLAFKENCPDVRNTRVVDIVSELRSYNTEVDVHDPWVNADEARHEYGLDLVAEPQPGRYDAIILAVAHREFTERGADGVRALGKPGAVLFDVKRALPRHAVDDCL
- a CDS encoding diguanylate cyclase translates to MSPDAARDMAEQNRSRYGLRMYRMRALGLGLGAICVGAVFYEHSASPALWALLVANGFLWPHLAYLRVKLSRDEPIQAEFQNLTFDAAMGGFWIAAMHFDALPSVLLAVMLTMDKVIIGGGRFGIRTLGTMLLTCLAASAAWGFRFDPYTSYPVVLACLPFLAIYPMAIGVATHSLSRKARQQKDLLEKMARFDAATGLMNRQQWLHAATTELKRFQRSGRTAVLVLIDIDRFKDINDGYGHTVGDEVVEEFARLLKACLRDVDTGGRYGGDEFGVVMPDTRWEEAIVAAERLRRQVAACAFSARGLRCTVSIGLSEAHPGIATVSDWINSADSALYRAKAQGRDSIVVGC
- a CDS encoding NAD-dependent epimerase, which translates into the protein MRVLVTGAAGFIGSHLSHRLLDRGDEVLGYDNLNAYYDPTLKEARLARLLPKAGFRFVHGSLEDRTALEAAFDEFKPQRVVNLAAQAGVRYSLENPHAYIDSNIVGFTNILEACRHRGVEHLVYASSSSVYGANRKLPFAVEDSVDHPVSLYAATKKANELMAHTYSHLFGMPTTGLRFFTVYGPWGRPDMALFLFTKNILEGKPIDVFNHGHHSRDFTFVDDIVEGVVRTLDTVPGPDPAYDPLLPNPGSSSAPYRVYNIGNHQPVQLLRYIEVLEDCLGRKAEKRLLPMQPGDVPDTEADVEALRRDTGYSPTTPIETGVRQFVDWYRTFYAA